Proteins from a genomic interval of Euwallacea fornicatus isolate EFF26 chromosome 1, ASM4011564v1, whole genome shotgun sequence:
- the LOC136345398 gene encoding uncharacterized protein isoform X1 translates to MSPVLWALILIKANSVLGAHVLNCPKNEIKFEKIIGLPPINATQLLFQLKPNETGRPITLDCLAMCQSNEACQSFVLYYDNLQCYWFEYDATNSTKDTRLMVDNDAAWFVKSCLKTECNKLWVFEAVRGATLVGNDTRILGIQNISRRECEQKCLEERGFQCRSIKFKISFNYMTQHHNEAVGKCTLSSADRHLNPMAYRVSTNDDYYLEHQGGDSTKRAFDNEGYCSYEEYEDVVQLHGDVLYEKMSKEDCQKQCDIYEGFNCRGFSVISNLQLCILHSEDTKLRGPRILAPHKGGFYYEKARCLNITVSCSQSYMTVRYQPEIDFRGKLYMQRNSENPACFVVGQGKYTMVTLKLQLLTSQCGIVKADSPTNRTLMSGTLILQYNPLIQTQSDRIMRVGCIFGNESKILLGTGINITSNLPNKGSPLINTTSNATVAPVVEMKVVDLKTQDETSDTQIGQELQLIIELKETAGTYDIWAGHLIAMTEKGDESIFLLDDRGCPTNLNIFPMLQKISTTTGKKLMATFQAFKFANSPVVRFSVIVQFCPKECIPIQCENNAQSYGRKRREIESHLLETINGTQRIQAQTQQNFLKIIKQRTTQSSVVNQMPLEYVMVVRDSNTRPDRLILGNKDGKILVAGYNYTTNEVCMDFSLVIGLIVTWIIVQLIFIIACLSLIRRYKNHYKEEYSRASLEELHKNFGLGFSNLENRRVRWADNGEDLL, encoded by the exons ATGTCTCCTGTTTTGTGGGctcttattttaattaaagcaaattcAG TCTTAGGAGCCCACGTACTGAACTGTCCAAAAAAcgaaatcaaatttgaaaaaatcattggGCTACCGCCCATCAATGCCACCCAACTGTTATTCCaattaaaaccaaatgaaACTGGGAGGCCGATTACTTTGGACTGTTTGGCAATGTGTCAATCCAATGAAGCCTGTCAGAGTTTCGTCTTGTACTATGACAATCTCCAGTGTTATTGGTTTGAATATGATGCTACGAATTCCACTAAAGACACTCGTTTGATGGTGGATAATGATGCTGCTTGGTTTGTCAAGAGCTGTCTCAAAACAG aatgCAACAAATTATGGGTTTTTGAAGCGGTTCGTGGAGCTACACTTGTGGGTAATGACACTAGAATTCTTgggattcaaaatatttccagaaGGGAGTGTGAACAGAAATGCCTGGAAGAAAGGGGCTTTCAGTGTAGAtccataaaattcaaaatatccttCAATTACATGACTCAACACCACAACGAAGCTGTAGGGAAATGCACCCTAAGCAGCGCTGATCGGCACTTAAACCCTATGGCCTATAGGGTGTCCACTAATGATGATTATTATTTAGAGCATCAAGGCGGAGATTCTACAAAACGAG CCTTTGACAACGAGGGGTACTGCTCCTATGAGGAATACGAAGATGTCGTCCAATTACATGGAGATGTTCTTTACGAGAAAATGAGCAAAGAAGATTGTCAAAAACAATGCGACATTTACGAAGGATTCAACTGCAGGGGTTTTAGTGTGATTTCAAACCTTCAATTGTGCATCTTACATAGCGAAGACACAAAATTGAGAGGTCCAAGAATCTTGGCACCTCACAAAGGAGGTTTCTACTATGAAAAAGCCAGATGCCTCAATA ttactGTGTCATGTAGCCAGAGTTATATGACTGTCCGTTATCAGCCAGAAATAGATTTCCGAGGGAAATTGTATATGCAACGAAATTCGGAAAATCCTGCTTGCTTCGTGGTAGGTCAAGGAAAATATACGATGGTTACGCTGAAATTGCAACTGCTTACGAGTCAGTGCGGTATTGTTAAGGCTGATAGTCCTACAAACAG aacgTTAATGTCAGGAACCCTCATTCTGCAATATAATCCGCTAATTCAGACTCAATCGGACAGAATAATGAGAGTGGGTTGCATATTTGGAAACgaaagcaaaattttattgggaACTGGAATAAATATCACATC GAACCTCCCAAATAAGGGCAGCCCGCTAATAAATACGACTTCCAACGCAACTGTAGCTCCCGTGGTTGAGATGAAAGTTGTGGATTTGAAAACCCAAGATGAGACCTCTGATACTCAAATTGGTCAGGAGCTACAACTTATTATAGAATTGAAAGAAACTGCCg gcaCTTATGATATTTGGGCGGGCCATCTAATCGCGATGACCGAAAAGGGAGATGAATCCATATTTTTACTAGATGATAGAGGTTGTCCTACAAACTTGAATATATTCCCTATGTTGCAGAAAATATCGACCACCAccggcaaaaaattaatggccACATTTCAggcttttaaatttgcaaattctcCAGTAGTAAGGTTTAGTGTAATTGTGCAATTTTGCCCTAAAGAGTGCATACCT ATTCAATGCGAAAACAACGCTCAGTCTTACGGCAGAAAGAGGCGTGAGATTGAATCGCACCTCTTAGAAACTATTAATGGAACTCAACGGATTCAAGCTCAGACTcaacaaaactttttaaaaatcataaaacagAGAACTACACAAAGCTCTGTAGTTAATCAAATGCCTTTGGAATATGTTATGGTAGTCAGAGATTCTAATACCAGGCCAGACAGGCTGATCTTAGGCAACAAAGATGGAAAAATTCTGGTCGCAGGCTATA ACTATACAACCAATGAGGTTTGCATGGACTTTTCTCTAGTAATTGGACTAATCGTAACATGGATTATTGTTCAATTGATATTCATAATCGCCTGCCTATCTTTGATACGTCGATACAAGAACCATTACAAAGAAGAATATAGCAGGGCTTCATTAGAGGAgctacataaaaattttggattGGGCTTTAGTAACTTGGAGAATCGGAGAGTGAGATGGGCAGACAATGGGGAAGACTTATTgtag
- the LOC136345676 gene encoding uncharacterized protein isoform X2: MFKSIVFILAALAVSQGQLYLGSVESQNPSISNTRLKYIKNAVNNITRSMIKTTCSGYLNRLENAIMALYECSESIDMENETICSAFNGNFEKCTQPTVQVFEECLPKKSRKIPSMVVRMGLKSMKYICKTNGEHLLELKNRCFTTPTIQLIKCMKKFETTKEKYMGSNSYISAKEVCELLEKLKPCLISHLQISCRHPTTREAFIDFVEEGVLSICKNIVTKEIELDESQIS, from the exons ATGTTTAAGTCCATAGTGTTCATTCTGGCTGCCTTGGCAG TTTCACAAGGACAACTTTATCTTGGCAGCGTAGAATCGCAAAACCCATCCATTAGCAACACCAGACTGAAATACATTAAGAACGCAGTAAATAATATCACAAGATCCATGATCAAGACAACTTGTTCAGGATATCTCAACAGATTAGAG AACGCGATAATGGCACTGTATGAGTGTAGCGAATCAATAGACATGGAAAACGAGACTATCTGTTCTGCATTTAATGgcaatttcgaaaaatgcaCACAACCCACAGTTCAAGTTTTCGAGGAATGTCTTCCtaaaaaatccagaaaaattcCTTCCATGGTAGTTAGAATGGGACTGAAATCGATGAAATATATATGTAAAACTAATGGAGAGCACCTGTTAG aattaaaaaatcggtGCTTCACTACTCCTACCATCCAACTTATAAAATGCATGAAGAAATTCGAGACAACTAAAGAGAAATATATGGGATCCAACTCTTATATATCTGCTAAAGAAGTATGCGA gcttttagaaaaattgaagcCATGCTTGATTTCCCATCTGCAAATATCCTGCCGCCACCCCACTACAAGGGAAGCTTTCATTGATTTCGTGGAAGAGGGTGTTTTGTCTATATGTAAAAACATCGTTACGAAGGAAATCGAACTAGACGAATCACAGATTTCCTAA
- the LOC136345398 gene encoding uncharacterized protein isoform X2: MSPVLWALILIKANSGAHVLNCPKNEIKFEKIIGLPPINATQLLFQLKPNETGRPITLDCLAMCQSNEACQSFVLYYDNLQCYWFEYDATNSTKDTRLMVDNDAAWFVKSCLKTECNKLWVFEAVRGATLVGNDTRILGIQNISRRECEQKCLEERGFQCRSIKFKISFNYMTQHHNEAVGKCTLSSADRHLNPMAYRVSTNDDYYLEHQGGDSTKRAFDNEGYCSYEEYEDVVQLHGDVLYEKMSKEDCQKQCDIYEGFNCRGFSVISNLQLCILHSEDTKLRGPRILAPHKGGFYYEKARCLNITVSCSQSYMTVRYQPEIDFRGKLYMQRNSENPACFVVGQGKYTMVTLKLQLLTSQCGIVKADSPTNRTLMSGTLILQYNPLIQTQSDRIMRVGCIFGNESKILLGTGINITSNLPNKGSPLINTTSNATVAPVVEMKVVDLKTQDETSDTQIGQELQLIIELKETAGTYDIWAGHLIAMTEKGDESIFLLDDRGCPTNLNIFPMLQKISTTTGKKLMATFQAFKFANSPVVRFSVIVQFCPKECIPIQCENNAQSYGRKRREIESHLLETINGTQRIQAQTQQNFLKIIKQRTTQSSVVNQMPLEYVMVVRDSNTRPDRLILGNKDGKILVAGYNYTTNEVCMDFSLVIGLIVTWIIVQLIFIIACLSLIRRYKNHYKEEYSRASLEELHKNFGLGFSNLENRRVRWADNGEDLL, from the exons ATGTCTCCTGTTTTGTGGGctcttattttaattaaagcaaattcAG GAGCCCACGTACTGAACTGTCCAAAAAAcgaaatcaaatttgaaaaaatcattggGCTACCGCCCATCAATGCCACCCAACTGTTATTCCaattaaaaccaaatgaaACTGGGAGGCCGATTACTTTGGACTGTTTGGCAATGTGTCAATCCAATGAAGCCTGTCAGAGTTTCGTCTTGTACTATGACAATCTCCAGTGTTATTGGTTTGAATATGATGCTACGAATTCCACTAAAGACACTCGTTTGATGGTGGATAATGATGCTGCTTGGTTTGTCAAGAGCTGTCTCAAAACAG aatgCAACAAATTATGGGTTTTTGAAGCGGTTCGTGGAGCTACACTTGTGGGTAATGACACTAGAATTCTTgggattcaaaatatttccagaaGGGAGTGTGAACAGAAATGCCTGGAAGAAAGGGGCTTTCAGTGTAGAtccataaaattcaaaatatccttCAATTACATGACTCAACACCACAACGAAGCTGTAGGGAAATGCACCCTAAGCAGCGCTGATCGGCACTTAAACCCTATGGCCTATAGGGTGTCCACTAATGATGATTATTATTTAGAGCATCAAGGCGGAGATTCTACAAAACGAG CCTTTGACAACGAGGGGTACTGCTCCTATGAGGAATACGAAGATGTCGTCCAATTACATGGAGATGTTCTTTACGAGAAAATGAGCAAAGAAGATTGTCAAAAACAATGCGACATTTACGAAGGATTCAACTGCAGGGGTTTTAGTGTGATTTCAAACCTTCAATTGTGCATCTTACATAGCGAAGACACAAAATTGAGAGGTCCAAGAATCTTGGCACCTCACAAAGGAGGTTTCTACTATGAAAAAGCCAGATGCCTCAATA ttactGTGTCATGTAGCCAGAGTTATATGACTGTCCGTTATCAGCCAGAAATAGATTTCCGAGGGAAATTGTATATGCAACGAAATTCGGAAAATCCTGCTTGCTTCGTGGTAGGTCAAGGAAAATATACGATGGTTACGCTGAAATTGCAACTGCTTACGAGTCAGTGCGGTATTGTTAAGGCTGATAGTCCTACAAACAG aacgTTAATGTCAGGAACCCTCATTCTGCAATATAATCCGCTAATTCAGACTCAATCGGACAGAATAATGAGAGTGGGTTGCATATTTGGAAACgaaagcaaaattttattgggaACTGGAATAAATATCACATC GAACCTCCCAAATAAGGGCAGCCCGCTAATAAATACGACTTCCAACGCAACTGTAGCTCCCGTGGTTGAGATGAAAGTTGTGGATTTGAAAACCCAAGATGAGACCTCTGATACTCAAATTGGTCAGGAGCTACAACTTATTATAGAATTGAAAGAAACTGCCg gcaCTTATGATATTTGGGCGGGCCATCTAATCGCGATGACCGAAAAGGGAGATGAATCCATATTTTTACTAGATGATAGAGGTTGTCCTACAAACTTGAATATATTCCCTATGTTGCAGAAAATATCGACCACCAccggcaaaaaattaatggccACATTTCAggcttttaaatttgcaaattctcCAGTAGTAAGGTTTAGTGTAATTGTGCAATTTTGCCCTAAAGAGTGCATACCT ATTCAATGCGAAAACAACGCTCAGTCTTACGGCAGAAAGAGGCGTGAGATTGAATCGCACCTCTTAGAAACTATTAATGGAACTCAACGGATTCAAGCTCAGACTcaacaaaactttttaaaaatcataaaacagAGAACTACACAAAGCTCTGTAGTTAATCAAATGCCTTTGGAATATGTTATGGTAGTCAGAGATTCTAATACCAGGCCAGACAGGCTGATCTTAGGCAACAAAGATGGAAAAATTCTGGTCGCAGGCTATA ACTATACAACCAATGAGGTTTGCATGGACTTTTCTCTAGTAATTGGACTAATCGTAACATGGATTATTGTTCAATTGATATTCATAATCGCCTGCCTATCTTTGATACGTCGATACAAGAACCATTACAAAGAAGAATATAGCAGGGCTTCATTAGAGGAgctacataaaaattttggattGGGCTTTAGTAACTTGGAGAATCGGAGAGTGAGATGGGCAGACAATGGGGAAGACTTATTgtag
- the LOC136345676 gene encoding uncharacterized protein isoform X1 encodes MFKSIVFILAALAGKNQKYYTKIILFLFFNPVSQGQLYLGSVESQNPSISNTRLKYIKNAVNNITRSMIKTTCSGYLNRLENAIMALYECSESIDMENETICSAFNGNFEKCTQPTVQVFEECLPKKSRKIPSMVVRMGLKSMKYICKTNGEHLLELKNRCFTTPTIQLIKCMKKFETTKEKYMGSNSYISAKEVCELLEKLKPCLISHLQISCRHPTTREAFIDFVEEGVLSICKNIVTKEIELDESQIS; translated from the exons ATGTTTAAGTCCATAGTGTTCATTCTGGCTGCCTTGGCAGGTAAGaaccaaaaatattatacaaaaatcatacttttcttatttttcaatcCAGTTTCACAAGGACAACTTTATCTTGGCAGCGTAGAATCGCAAAACCCATCCATTAGCAACACCAGACTGAAATACATTAAGAACGCAGTAAATAATATCACAAGATCCATGATCAAGACAACTTGTTCAGGATATCTCAACAGATTAGAG AACGCGATAATGGCACTGTATGAGTGTAGCGAATCAATAGACATGGAAAACGAGACTATCTGTTCTGCATTTAATGgcaatttcgaaaaatgcaCACAACCCACAGTTCAAGTTTTCGAGGAATGTCTTCCtaaaaaatccagaaaaattcCTTCCATGGTAGTTAGAATGGGACTGAAATCGATGAAATATATATGTAAAACTAATGGAGAGCACCTGTTAG aattaaaaaatcggtGCTTCACTACTCCTACCATCCAACTTATAAAATGCATGAAGAAATTCGAGACAACTAAAGAGAAATATATGGGATCCAACTCTTATATATCTGCTAAAGAAGTATGCGA gcttttagaaaaattgaagcCATGCTTGATTTCCCATCTGCAAATATCCTGCCGCCACCCCACTACAAGGGAAGCTTTCATTGATTTCGTGGAAGAGGGTGTTTTGTCTATATGTAAAAACATCGTTACGAAGGAAATCGAACTAGACGAATCACAGATTTCCTAA
- the LOC136350829 gene encoding regucalcin-like, which produces MNPVIEIIEEVPPQILGESPHWDVKTQSLYFVDIIGKSIHKYTPSTRQHAKATLGNPSFIIPIKTFKDKFVVSQETEIVTLNWDGVSEKVGKVEELPGSNINADRDGKFNDGKCDSLGRLWIGTIGMDLKNEAVAFGKLYSYQHHLKTHLENVSISNGMAWNDSIKKFYYIDSMSGCVDEYDFDLDGGSIIPDTTQRKRIFITEKVKDLQKLPDGMTLDTDGNIWVAVFGQKKIVKINPNKPEIILQTIEIPVKQVTAMAWGGPDLDVLFVTTGNTPLPGYVINAPGDGCLYKITQLGARGLPPNDFVLYKQV; this is translated from the exons ATGAATCCCGTAATTGAGATAATTGAAGAAGTCCCACCTCAAATTTTAGGAGAATCACCTCATTGGGACGTCAAAACTCAAAGCCTCTATTTCGTGGACATCATCGGAAAATCTATCCACAAGTACACACCTTCGACGCGTCAACATGCTAAAGCAACATTGG GAAATCCTTCTTTCATAATCCCAATCAAAACGTTCAAAGACAAATTCGTTGTTAGTCAAGAAACGGAGATAGTGACTTTGAATTGGGATGGAGTTTCCGAAAAAGTGGGAAAAGTTGAGGAATTGCCAGGATCAAACATCAATGCTGATAGAGATGGCAAATTTAACGATGGAAAATGCGACTCTTTGGGCAGATTATGGATTG GGACTATTGGGATGGACCTAAAAAATGAAGCAGTCGCATTTGGAAAGCTGTACTCATACCAACATCACCTGAAAACTCATTTGGAGAATGTTTCTATATCCAACGGAATGGCCTGGAACGATtctattaaaaagttttattatattgACAGTATGTCTGGATGCGTGGATGAGTACGATTTTGATCTCGACGGTGGATCAATTATTCCAG ATACCACCCAAAGGAAACGCATATTCATTACTGAAAAAGTTAAAGACTTGCAGAAGCTCCCTGATGGAATGACTTTAGATACCGATGGTAATATCTGGGTTGCGGTGTTTGGACAAaagaaaatagttaaaattaatccTAACAAGCCTGAAATTATTCTACAAACTATTGAAATCCCTGTAAAACAG GTAACTGCAATGGCCTGGGGAGGCCCGGATTTGGATGTATTATTCGTGACCACTGGAAACACGCCGTTACCAGGGTACGTAATAAACGCTCCAGGTGATGGGTGTTTGTACAAAATCACACAACTGGGTGCCAGAGGATTACCCCCCAATGATTTCGTCTTGTACAAACAGGTCTAA
- the LOC136345551 gene encoding para-nitrobenzyl esterase-like encodes MISHVGYLLILMSIPEVLGIKKLSLAKMNQTLQVKITNGMIQGTENRGALGGTYFSYQGIPFAQPPINNLRFRPPTQPSNWTGVLDATQFSACCAGLQLAQVLKLNFVAMGEEDCLYLNVYTPQIPSNPSKINLPVIVFLHGGAFISGCSNEYGPDYLMKHDIILVTSNYRLGVFGFLSTEDLECPGNIASKDNLAVLKWVQRNIQYFGGDPNKVTLLGQSAGASLVTILLLSPKAKGLFQRAILMSGSNLPFWTYQTEQRRIAFDLGFSLGIETNSSEVLLQKLRSMDFKTLTKAQSLVEILNVVRVLTHGLPFTPNIEPHHRGAILTDYTYNLLEKGKFIKVPILAGVTSLEITTFDVVISKLKPFLVIFDASPGLYVRLTKSSAIKRVVGKKIAAQFFQRSKFSEADLQELNELLTDEAFWRPMRKTISLLSRHVPTYFYQFSYDGATGRQLIKTFTGKNITRYERQHGVGHGIDLSYLFPFALIKGHQPNEADRRLITRFCKIFTNFAKTGNPTPTPDVLLDNITWPRTTQGRFPYMNLDESFRVSSDSFKEENFQFWESLFKSYADKPYVVY; translated from the exons ATGATTTCTCACGTTGGATATTTACTAATATTGATGAGCATCCCTGAAGTTCTCgggattaaaaaattatctctgGCAAAAATG aacCAAACCCTACAAGTGAAAATAACGAATGGGATGATACAGGGCACTGAAAATAGAGGAGCATTAGGGGGGACTTATTTTAGCTATCAGGGAATCCCCTTTGCTCAACCCCCAATAAATAATCTAAGATTTAGG CCCCCAACCCAGCCATCTAATTGGACAGGAGTACTAGACGCCACTCAATTTTCAGCTTGTTGTGCTGGGCTTCAACTGGCACAGGTTCTAAAGCTTAATTTCGTCGCCATGGGGGAAGAGGATTGCTTGTATTTGAATGTCTACACTCCTCAG ATTCCAAGTAATCcgagtaaaataaatttaccagTGATTGTGTTTCTTCACGGAGGAGCCTTTATCAGTGGTTGTTCAAATGAATATGGCCCAGACTATCTTATGAAGCATGACATCATACTTGTGACCTCCAACTACCGATTAGGAGTCTTTG GATTCCTAAGTACTGAAGACCTAGAATGCCCGGGAAACATAGCATCCAAAGACAACTTGGCGGTCCTAAAATGGGTCCAAAGAAACATACAATATTTCGGAGGGGACCCAAATAAAGTGACCCTTCTTGGACAAAGCGCTGGTGCAAGCCTTGTAACTATCCTCCTCCTAAGCCCTAAAGCAAAGGGATTATTCCAAC GAGCAATATTGATGAGCGGTTCTAACCTGCCCTTCTGGACCTACCAGACCGAACAAAGAAGAATCGCTTTCGACTTGGGATTTTCACTGGGCATAGAAACAAACAGTAGCGAAGtgcttttacaaaaattaagaagcatggactttaaaactttgactAAAGCCCAAAGTCTCGTTGAAATACTG AATGTTGTGCGGGTTCTCACACATGGTCTACCATTTACCCCGAACATAGAGCCTCATCATCGAGGGGCTATATTGACTGATTATACCTACAATCTTTTAGAAAAAGGAAAGTTTATCAAAGTGCCAATATTAGCAGGAGTTACTTCATTGGAGATTACCACTTTTGACGTTG TCATTTCAAAGTTAAAGCCATTTCTTGTGATATTTGATGCAAGTCCCGGATTGTATGTCCGACTAACGAAATCTTCTGCAATAAAGAGAGTTGTGGGGAAGAAAATTGCTGCTCAATTCTTCCAACGTAGCAAGTTCTCCGAAGCTGATCTTCAAGAACTTAATGAG CTCCTCACAGACGAAGCTTTCTGGAGGCCAATGCGTAAAACCATCTCTCTTTTATCCAGACATGTCCCAACTTACTTTTACCAGTTCTCTTATGACGGGGCAACAGGAAGGCAACTTATAAAAACCTTCACTGGAAAAAATATCACTCGATATGAAAGGCAGCATG GAGTTGGACACGGTATAGATTTAAGCTACTTATTCCCTTTTGCTCTCATAAAAGGGCATCAGCCGAACGAGGCAGATAGACGCCTAATAACGAGATTCtgcaaaatatttaccaaCTTCGCGAAAACTGG GAATCCGACCCCGACTCCTGACGTGTTATTGGATAACATAACTTGGCCTAGAACAACCCAGGGCAGATTTCCATACATGAATCTCGATGAATCTTTCAGAGTCTCCTCAGATAGCTTCAAGGAAGAGAATTTCCAGTTCTGGGAGAGTTTGTTTAAATCTTATGCAGATAAGCCTTACGTAgtgtattaa
- the LOC136345498 gene encoding juvenile hormone esterase-like, whose protein sequence is MKFVIVFYLSFLQCFSQCLCIGTVPLEKLNQSLQIQTLRGIIQGSEHTTFNEKKSFYSFVGIPYARPPIGYLRFKDPKPMPKWIGVLDATRLGPCCAGLDSSGVSSLDLRASGQEDCLYLNVYTPMKNLTSPKEALAVMVYFYGGAFFSGCSNEYGADFFMEENVILVVPNFRISIFGYLSTDDLECPGNWASKDQIAVLKWLQLNIYKFGGNSKKITIFGQSAGAANVNTLLLSQRAQDLFHRAILISGSSLAYWSYQLNPKKVAFDIGIGLGLETNDSEILMGYLRSVDGEDLQQVQVPTILTNLPETLRLGLPLAAVKEPLHKEAVLTDDPYTILEKGRFNKVPVMIGVTTREGAYYRRIIHALQPFMDMINLSPGLLVRIGKEPRLRTKAALKVFDRFINTSNVANAQEADLINLISEDGYYRPSRKTADFLAQHSPVYFYQFSYEGEKGFKYRNRRLNLHESNRIKNISDGVVHTEDLAYLFTFKDIGMNFSKKDLNMAKKITKLYTNFAREGNPTPKKDASLDNVTWPIVIPPKFPYMRIGEQLEQVLENFNDNNFRFWEQLYEAFAVQPYKVF, encoded by the exons ATGAAGTTTGTTATTGTGTTTTATTTGTCTTTCCTCCAATGCTTTTCGCAGTGTCTTTGCATAGGTACAGTACCATTAGAAAAATTG AATCAATCCTTACAAATCCAAACCCTGAGAGGCATTATACAGGGAAGTGAGCATACAACATTCAATGAGAAGAAAAGTTTCTATAGTTTTGTGGGAATCCCGTACGCAAGGCCTCCAATCGGATATCTCAGATTTAAG GATCCGAAACCCATGCCTAAATGGATAGGTGTTTTAGACGCTACGAGACTAGGCCCGTGCTGTGCAGGTTTGGATTCTTCAGGTGTGTCTTCATTGGACTTAAGGGCTAGCGGTCAGGAGGACTGCCTTTATCTTAATGTGTATACGCCGATGAAG AACCTCACCTCACCCAAAGAAGCCTTGGCAGTAATGGTATACTTTTACGGAGGAGCTTTCTTCAGTGGTTGCAGTAATGAATATGGAGCAGACTTCTTCAtggaagaaaatgtgattCTTGTAGTTCCCAATTTTAGAATATCAATTTTTG GTTATTTGAGTACAGATGATTTAGAATGTCCCGGCAACTGGGCTTCAAAAGATCAGATCGCAGTTTTAAAATGGCTTcaattgaatatttacaaatttggaggaaattcgaaaaagatAACCATTTTCGGACAAAGTGCGGGTGCTGCTAATGTAAATACATTACTATTATCACAGAGGGCCCAAGATTTATTTCACA GGGCAATATTAATTAGTGGCTCTAGTCTGGCATATTGGTCCTACCAATTAAACCCAAAAAAGGTTGCTTTCGACATTGGAATTGGTCTTGGACTTGAAACCAACGATTCTGAAATTCTGATGGGATATTTGAGATCCGTTGACGGGGAAGATCTTCAACAAGTCCAAGTGCCTACCATTTTAACA AACTTACCGGAAACTCTACGCCTAGGGCTACCACTAGCTGCAGTAAAGGAACCGTTGCACAAAGAAGCAGTTTTAACTGACGATCCCTATACCATATTGGAAAAAGGTAGATTTAACAAAGTTCCAGTTATGATAGGAGTCACCACAAGAGAGGGAGCTTATTACAGAAGAA ttATCCACGCCCTTCAACCATTCATGGACATGATAAACTTAAGTCCCGGCCTTTTAGTTCGAATTGGTAAAGAGCCCAGATTGAGAACCAAAGCTGCACTCAAGGTGTTTGATCGTTTTATAAACACATCCAATGTTGCAAATGCTCAAGAGGCTGatttaataaat ctcaTATCTGAAGATGGTTATTATAGACCATCCAGAAAAACTGCCGATTTCTTAGCCCAGCACAGCCCTGTGTATTTCTATCAATTTTCATACGAAGGTGAAAAGGGTTTTAAATACCGAAATAGGCGATTAAATTTGCATGAAAGTAacagaataaaaaacattagTGATG gAGTGGTCCACACGGAGGATTTGGCATATTTATTTACCTTCAAAGATATTGGAAtgaatttcagtaaaaaagatttgaacatggcaaaaaaaatcacaaaattatatacaaattttgccAGAGAGGG GAATCCTACTCCTAAAAAAGATGCCTCTTTGGATAATGTAACTTGGCCTATAGTGATTCCTCCAAAGTTCCCTTATATGAGGATTGGAGAGCAGCTCGAACAAGTTTTGGAAAACTTTAACGATAATAATTTTCGATTCTGGGAACAACTTTATGAGGCATTTGCTGTTCAACCCTATAAAGTCTTCTGA
- the LOC136345981 gene encoding protein PET117 homolog, mitochondrial yields the protein MSLASKITLASATAFALGIISYVHYKQVSDREKLHQGVLNDIERRQRRKAENIYVLQKQKDLEKEFRKAESALQETETSVG from the exons ATGTCATTAGCGTCTAAAATTACATTGGCATCTGCCACAGCATTTGCTCTTGGGATTATTTCCTATGTCCACTATAAACAGGTCTCTGATAG aGAAAAGCTTCATCAAGGGGTATTAAACGACATTGAAAGAAGACAACGTCGGAAAGCTGAAAACATATATGttttgcaaaaacaaaaagacTTGGAAAAAGAATTCAGAAAGGCTGAATCTGCTTTACAAGAAACTGAAACCAGTGTTGGGTAA